The sequence below is a genomic window from Oleidesulfovibrio alaskensis DSM 16109.
ATTGTAACGATCAGGATCTGCCACGTATTCCTCCTGTCACACAGGCTTGTAGTAACGTGCAGCGCCGTGCGGGGTTGCACATCCGGCGCTCAGCGGAACAAAGCGAAACACCCGCCGCATGATGCGGCGGGCGGTAACCACGGGTATTATTTTTTGTGGTTTCCGTTTTTGCGTTCCCACCATGATTTGTCGGGTCCCAGAAACCACCAGTCGGTATGATCTGTATGCGCCACGGTCTGCGCCAGTGCGGCGCCCGCTTCGGTGCGCAGGCGCTTCAGGGCGCCTTCCATCCATTTGCCCGCATATCTGTTGCCCAGATCAAGCTCCTGCTTCAGGTTCAGAATCAGGTCTATCTGGTCGGCATCCTGCGCCAGACGCGCCTCCACGGAGCCGGCTTCTTCCAGCTCGTCAAAAAGCGGCAGCACACGGTCTTCCAGACCGGTGCCTTCCAGCGCATGTTCCAGCGCGATGCGCTGGTTGCAGGTATTATATATGCGGTTCACATAGTTGAAGTCACCGATACGGCTTTCATGAAAATCATGAAAAAGGCACATGAGCGCGGTCCGCGCAGGATCGGCTCCGGCCTCGCAGGCCAGCACATAACCGATGACCGCGGTACGGAAAGAATGTTCCGCCACGTTCTCGCTGCCGGTACCCAGAAACTGGTACCCGCTGCGGGGAGTTTTGCGGAGCATTCCCGCTTCAAAAAGAAAATCGGCAAGACGTGTGAGCCTGTCACGCCCCTGCAGATTGTGCTGCGGGTTGCAGTGCGTCATAAAAGAACGCCTCCGGACATTTCTCGCACCGTCAGGCGCGGAACGACTCCATACGGCATTTCCGCACTCAAGTACACCCCCGCCGCACCGCCGCGGCGCATACACGGCAACGGCAGCGGACAGCCTGCGGCGCTGCCGTCAGGGCCGGCTGCCCCATCGTCTGCCCATGGTCCAGAACAGCAGCAACGAAAAAACAGCCCCCAGCGTGTCGGCCAGCATGTCTTTCTGCGCGTCCCACACGTCGCCCTGACTACCCAGAAAAGCAACCCCGGCATCACCACCTTCCGCCGCGGCATACCACCATTCGATAATTTCGTATCCGGCCGCCACGGACATGATGAAAAAGAGGGCAAACAAGGTGGACACCACCGGACCGGCCAGTCTGCGGCGCATAAAAAGCTCGCACATGGCATAGGCATAAAACCCGACACTGAAATGCCCGATGCGGTCAAAGTGATTGCGTCCGCCTCCCAGCAGTTCCGTTACCGCACCGAAAGGCACCTCGCTGAAGGTGAAATGCGCCCCCACCGTATGCCAGAAAAGCCACACAGCCATAAGCCCGTAAGCAATATTGGAAAAACGGAAAAATCTGTATGTGACCACCAGCAGCACAAACACGCTGACAAGCGGAATGACCTCTGCAATCCACACCGCGCGGGAAGCGGGCGCAATGCCCAGCAGTGCAAAAAAAACAGTAAACACGGCAGCAAGCACCACCGGAAAATTCTCGCGGGTAACATTGATGCGCATAAGGCTCCTCCTGAGCGAAAAAACGGCTTGCAGCACAATGCCGCAAACAGGCGGAGTGTGCAAACCGTTGCGCATGCAAAAGGCCGGAAAGCCTTTCGGCTTTCCGGCCCGTTTTCTCCGATTCCCCGGTCTGGCGACTATTAACCGCCAAGCAGCTGCATGGCCATTCTGGGCAGCGAGTTAGCCTGCGAAAGCATGGCCACTGCCGACTGGGTGAGGATCTGCTGCCGCGTGAACTCGGTCATTTCCTGCGAAACGTCCACGTCGGAAATACGGGATTCGGCAGCCTGCAGGTTTTCAGACTGAATCTGCAGGTTGGTGATGGTGTTTTCCAGACGGTTCTGGAGAGCACCGAGGTTTGCGCGGATCTTGTCCTTGGAGACGATGGCATTTTCAATGCCGACCAGCGCGTTCTGTGCGGCGGACTGGGTGGAAATGGTGTACCCTGCTCCGCCCACGGTGGACTGGTTGCCCAGCCCCAGAGCCGATGCCGTGGAAGTACCGATCTGGATGTAGTAGTAGTCTTCCGCGGAGTCGTTCTTGGTACCGAAGTGCACCTTCAGCTTGCCGGTGGACACAAGGCCGCTGCCGTCATGCGATGCACTGGAAAGGTTGCCGTTCAGCAGCGCGATGCCGTTAAAGTCGGTAGCGTTGGCGATACGGGTGATTTCCGAAGCCATGGCCTGATATTCGGAGTCGATGATCAGACGCTGGTCGGAAGTGTAGGTACCGGTTGCGGCCTGTTCCGCCAGTTCCTTCATGCGGATGAGCTTTTCGTCGATAACGGAAAGCGCACCGTCTGCAGTCTGGATAAGCGAAATAGCGTCGTTGGCGTTACGTACCCCCTGATTCAGCGCGGCGATGTCGGCGCGCATGATTTCGCGGATGGCAAGACCGGCTGCGTCATCCGCAGCGGTACCCACGCGAAGGCCCGAAGACAAACGGCGTACGGACGTGCTCAGGTTGCCATAAGACTGGCTCAGGTTACGGGCAGCATTCGTCGCCATCAAGTTGTGATTGATAACCAGAGACATAATATTCCTCCATGAATATTAGTGCTTTTTAGAAACACTCTGCTCCGGCCGCTTCCCTGCGGCCGCAAAGTGATCTTCCTGACTATCTATTCGACCGCGAACCGGCTTTCATTAGCCCTCCAGTCCATTTTTTTCGGACTGCACACAGCAGAAAAACATAACATGCTGTATTACATAAAAAAAGCCGGAGCAGCAAACTGCTCCGGCACATACCCCAACGGTCTCTGCATCAGCCGCCGAGCAGCTGCATGGCCATACGCGGCAGCGAATTGGCCTGCGACAACATGGCCACCGCAGACTGGGTAAGAATCTGCTGGCGGACAAACTCGGTCATTTCATTGGAAACATCGACATCTGAAATACGGGATTCAGCGGCCTGCAGGTTTTCGGCCTGAATCTGCAGGTTGGTGATGGTGTTTTCCAGACGGTTCTGCAGCACCCCGAGGGCCGCCCTGATATTGTCTTTGGATACAATAGCCTTGTCGATGGCAACAAGGGCCTGCTGGGCTGCTGACTGGGTGGAAATGGCAAACCCGCCGAAGGTGGCATCGGCCTGATTGCCCACCCCAAGTGCCGAAGCCGTGGCGGTGCCTATCTGTATGTAATAGTAGTCTTCGGCAGAATCATTTGCCGTGCCGAAATGTATCTTCATTTTCCCGCGCGAAACGACCCCGCTGCCATCATGAGTGGAGCTGGAAAGATTGCCGTTGAGCAGCTGGATACCGTTGAAATCAGTCGAATTGGCAATACGGGTGATTTCCGAAGCCATGGCCTGATATTCGGAATCAATGAGCAGACGCTGATCCGAGGTGTACGTGCCGGTTGCGGCCTGTTCGGCCAGTTCCTTCATGCGGATGAGCTTTTCGTCAATGACTGAAAGCGCGCCGTCTGCCGTCTGCAGCAGCGAAATGGCATCGTTGGCGTTTCGTACCCCCTGATGCATGGACGCTATGTTGGCACGCATGAGTTCTCTGATGGCCATACCTGCCGCGTCGTCGGCTGCTGTCCCCACACGCAGCCCCGAAGAAAGCCGCCGGACGGATGTTGACAGATTGCCGTACGCCGTACTCAGATTGCGCGAAGCATTCTGCGCCATAAGGTTATGGTTGATGACCATCGACATATATATTCCTCCTCGTCTGCTCACATGCCGCAACTGTCAGCAACTTGACACGTTTTTCCCGCAGCTTACGCAGCAAGACAGGAAAAACACGCCGGTCGCCCGTTCCGGCCAAAAAACAAGCATAAATCGTGCCAGATGCCCGCAAGTGCAGCACCGAAAGGGATTGGCGACAGACACGCTTTGCCTTATGGTACAGACAAAACACGGAGGAACCGTAATGAGCACACATGCCGAAACCCGCGCCATAACCGCGGCGGACATACGGGCGGCAAAAAACACAAGACGTCTGGCCATGCTGACGGCATACGACTACCCCACGGCATCCATTGCCGATGAAGGCGGCATGGACATGCTGCTGGTAGGCGATTCGCTGGCCATGGTGGTGCTGGGGCATGAGGACACGCTGTCCGTGACGCTGGACGAGATGATCCACCACTGCCGGGCCGTTACGCGGGGCGCCTCACGCGCGCTGGTGGTGGGCGACCTGCCCTTTATGACCTATGAACAGGGGCCGGATCAGGCCATGCACAGCGCGGCGCGACTGTTCCGCGAAGGCGGTGTGCGCGCTGTAAAGCTGGAAGGGGGCAAAGAAGTCGCTCCGCAGGTGGAGGCTCTTGTGAAGGCGGGGATTCCCGTCATGGGGCACATCGGGCTTACTCCGCAGCGTGTAGCGGCGCTGGGCGGCTTTAAAGTGCAGGGGCGTTCGGCTGCCGCCGCCCGCAGTCTGGCGGAAGATGCGCGCATACTGGAAGATGCGGGCTGTTTTGCACTGGTACTGGAAGCCATACCCGCCCCTGTGGCCGCGCACATTACCCGCACGTCAGGCATTCCCACCATCGGCATAGGGGCCGGAGCGCAGTGCGACGGACAGGTGCTGGTGGTGCACGATATGCTGGGCCTGTTCGACCGCTTTACCCCGAAGTTTGTGAAACGCTATGCAGAGCTGCGCGGGCATGCCGTAAAAGCCGTGCAGCAGTATGGTGATGAAGTGCGTCAGGGAGAATTTCCCGCGGCGCAGCACTCCTTCGGCATGCCGGAAGACGAACAGCGCCGCTGGGAAGAAAATGTCAGCGGCGCGGACGACTGATGCTCATCCCCCGAGGCGGCGGAGCATCCAGTCCCTGCAGCAGCAGGCAGGACGAGGGAATAATCCGCACAAAGCGTTCCTCGTTCACACGTTCACGAAAGCAGGTTACCTGATGCCGCAAAAGCACGTGCAGCGCACCGGAGTCTCTGCTGGAATCGAGCAGAAAAAGCGAATCGCCCAGCAGACGGTCGGCGGCTGTCCAGTGGCGTACCACAGGGGCATCCTGCCCGGGCACATAGCGCATGAACCGCAGCAGCATTGTTCTTCTGGCACCCGCGGCAAGCCAGTCTGCAGCCATGCTCCAGAAATCGCTTTCTCCGGCCGGCTCATCGGCAAAAGCGCTCTGCACATGCAGCGGGAAAAGACCGGCCCCGTACCATTCCAGCATATCATGCACTATGCCGGTGTAGTCAGTGGCGGCGGTAACCGCCGCGGTAAAAACCTCGTCGTCCTGTGCAAGCCTGAGGAGCGTGTCATGAAACATGCGTCTGGCCTGAAACGCGGTAAGCGCGTGCGTGCGGCAAAAAGCATTGACCACCGCATACAGCGCGCAGAAATTATCCAGTGCTCCCTGATGGAAAGCCGTTCCCATGACGCCCGCCTTGTTATACTCTGTCCGCCTGACATCGCTGCGACGCCCTGCGCGGCACAGTATGTTCCGGATTTTGCTTTACAACAAGGGCCACTAAGTTTACAACCAGAACAACAACTATATGCGGATACATTGATATGCAGATAATCACATCTCCCGAAGAGCTTCAGCGGCTTTGCCTTGACTGGCGCTGCGGCGGTGTCAAAACCGCGCTGGTTCCGACCATGGGTTACTACCATGCAGGGCACGAAAGCCTTATGGCCTATGCCCGCGAACGTGCGGACAAGGTTGTGGTGAGCCTTTTTGTCAACCCCGCGCAGTTTGCTCCCGGAGAAGATCTGGCAGCCTACCCCCGCGACCTTTCCGGCGATGCCGAGGTTGCCCAGCGGGCCGGTGCCGATGTGCTGTTCACCCCGCAGCCGGAAGCCATGTACCCGCAGGGATTCGACACATGGGTGGAAATTCCCGGACTGTCTTCCGGCCTGTGCGGCGCCGACCGTCCCGGTCATTTCCGCGGGGTGTGCACCGTGGTCATGAAGCTGATGCTGCTCACCCTGCCCCGTCTTGCCGTTTTCGGCGAAAAAGACTGGCAGCAGCTGGCAGTGCTCAGACGCATGGCAAAAGACATGCATCTGCCCGTAACCATAGACGGTTGCCCCATTGTACGCGAAACCGACGGTCTGGCCATGAGTTCACGCAATGTGTATCTGACTCCGGAAGAGCGCAGACAGGCACCTGCCCTGTATCAGGGGCTGATCCGTGCACGCGACATGGTTGCCGGCGGAGAGCGCGACACGGCCGTTCTGCGGGCTGCGGTTAAAGAATACTGGAAGCAGCACCTGCCGGAAGGCAGGGAAGATTATCTGGAAATTGTTCACCCCGACACGCTGCAGCCGCTGGAACGAGTGGGGGGCATGGCCACATGCGCAGCCGCCGTACGTCTGGGCAGAGCACGCCTGATTGACAATCTGGCTCTGATATGAACGGCAGGCACGGATAATGACCGCTCAGGATTCTTCAGGCGGCTTTATGGCGTCGCTGCGCCGGTTCATCAAGGCAAACCTGTTTGCCGGCATACTGGTGCTTACCCCGCTGGTGGCGACTTTTCTCACACTGCGGGTGGCAGTGCGCTGGGTGGACAAACTGCTGCTGCTCCTGCCGCCGCAGTACCGTCCGGAGGCTTTTCTGCCTTTTGCCGTGCCGGGGCTGGGGTTTCTGCTGCTGATCGTGGTGCTGCTGGTCACAGGGCTGCTTGTGCGCAATTTTCTGGGGCGCCGCCTTGTAGATCTGGGCGACGCCATTCTGGCACGCATACCGCTGGTCAGCTCGCTGTACTCCGGTATCAAGCAGCTGGTGGAAACCATATTCACCTCTTCGCGCGATTTTCAGCGGGTGGTGCTGATAGAATATCCCCGCAAGGGGCTGTACACCATGGCATTTGTCACAGGCGTTGCCGTGGGTGAAATTCAAAGCAAAACAGCCAGCAAAGTGCTGAACGTGTTTGTGCCCACCACCCCGAACCCCACTTCGGGCTTTTACCTCATGGTGCCCGAAGCGGATGTCATTCCGTTGGAAATGAATGTGGAAGATGCATTCAAACTGCTTATTTCCGGCGGAATTCTGAGTGCAGAGCACGAAAAGTCGAAAAACAGAAAAAAGAAAACAGCCATCAAGGCGAAGAACACATCCCAGGAGGAAACGCATGATCCCTTATAAGGGTAAATACCACTTCACTTCCGAATCGGTTACCGAAGGCCATCCCGACAAAGTCGCTGACCAGATTTCCGACGCCGTGCTTGATGTGCTGCTCGAACAGGATCCTGATTCGCGCGTGGCCTGTGAGACCATGGTCACCACCGGCATGGCCATCATCGCCGGCGAAATAACCACCAGAGGCTATGCCGACCTGCCGCAGGTGGTGCGGGATACCATCAAAGAAATCGGATACAATAACTCCTCCATGGGATTTGACTGGCAGACATGCGCCGTGCTGTCTTCCATAGACAAACAGTCTCCTGACATTGCTCAGGGCGTTGACCGCCAGGACCCCGAAAATCAGGGCGCCGGTGACCAGGGCATGATGTTCGGTTTTGCCTGCGACGAAACCCCCACGCTGATGCCCGCCCCCATATTCTGGGCACACCAGCTTTCGCAAAAGCTTACCGCTGTGCGCAAAGACGGCACCGTGGATTTTCTGCGCCCCGACGGCAAAACACAGGTGTCCTTTGAATACGTTGACGGCCGCCCGGTACGCATCAACAATGTGGTTGTTTCCACACAGCATGCGGAACAGGCCAGCCAGACAGACATCATAGACGCCATCAGAACCCACGTCATACGTCCCGTTCTGGAACCTTCCGGCTTCTTCAACGAAAAAGACTGCGAAATTTTCATCAACACCACCGGCCGTTTTGTTATCGGCGGCCCCATGGGTGACTGCGGTCTTACCGGCCGTAAAATCATTCAGGACACTTACGGCGGCATGGGCAGCCACGGCGGCGGCGCATTCTCCGGCAAAGACCCCTCCAAAGTGGACCGCTCCGGCGCATACATGGGTCGCTACATTGCCAAAAACGTTGTGGCAGCCGGACTTGCTCCCAAATGCGAAGTACAGATCGCGTACTGCATCGGCGTGGCCGATCCTGTTTCCGTACTGTGCACCTCTCTGGGCAGCAGCGACATTTCCGACGAGGTGCTCACTCAGGCCGTGCGCGATGTGTTCGACCTGCGCCCGTACCATATCTCCAAACGACTTGACCTGCGCCGGCCGATCTATAAAAAATCAGCCTGCTACGGACACTTCGGTCGCGAGATTCCCGAATTTTCGTGGGAACGCACCGACGCTGTGGACGATCTGCGTGCAGCGGCCCGCCGCTAGCCCTATCCCGCCCGTCAGCTTATTCCGGCCGGAGCTTCTTGCTCCGGCTTTTTTTTAGGCCCGTATCCGGACACCACAAACAAAAGGCGCATCCGCCACATGGCGGATGCGCCTGAAAAGAGCCTTTCCGGCAATATGCGGTTACAGCGGAATAATAAGAGTACGGTCGGCCACCAGTTTGCCCACACGGTACAGATACACCACATATGCAAGACCAAACGTGATGACAGCCAGTATGATCCATAAAATAAGATGACCAAGCTGACTGCCGAGATCAAGGTCGCACTGCAGCCTGCCGACTCTGCGCCCGCCGGAAACAACATATGTCCGGCTGACAACAAACCGCGCCAGTGCATAGGGGTAGATAAATGCTCCTATACCCAGAGTAAGCACGGAAATAATGATCCACAGCACAGCATGTCCGATGCATTCGGCCATGCTCAGGTCGCAGTCAAAACGCCCGTTGAACATCAGAACTCCTTACGTTTCAGGCAGGTGATCGGCACACATCCACAGGACGCACAGCCGCATGCGCCCCGGCGTCATGCCGTGACGTTTGCCGTCCTGTTACCATAACTTTTCCAGAAACGGTAGAGTTCATCCACATTTTGTGAGGTCAGCAGCGGCATGGCAGCACTCAGCATATCCTGCGGCCACTCCCACCACGCCATTTCAAGCAGCATGGCCACATTTTTCTCATCAAACCGGACACGCAGCTGTCTGGCGGGCATGCCGGCCACCACGGCATACGGAGGCACATCAGAAGTGACCACGGCACGCGAAGCAATGACAGCCCCGTGCCCGATACGCACTCCCGGCATGATCATGGCTTCGGCTCCTATCCACACATCGCTGCCCACCACCGTATCTCCGGCCGGCCTGTAGCCGTCACGGGCACCGGAAAATTCGGCATTGCCTGCGTAGTAGAAGGGAAAAGTGCTTATCCAGTCGGTACGGTGCCCCTGATTGCCCGCCATGACAAAGCTGGCGCCCGTTCCGATGGAGCAGAAGCTGCCTATGATCAGCCTGTCCACGGTATCCGGTTGCGGCATAAGATAGCGGACACAGTCTTCAAACGGGTGGTTGTGGTAATACCCGGAATAATAACTGTAACGGCCGACTGTTATGTTCGGATTGCTTACCTGCTCATGCAGGGGAATGCCCTTGAACGGACTGGTGAAGATGCTGTCTTTAGTCATAATGTCCACAGCGTTATACCATACTGCGGGCAAAAGCTAGATACCGAAATAAGAAGTGATCAGCGCACGCGCACGCGAAGTAAGCGACGGCAGGTCGGGTTTTGATACCTGATCATCAGCGCCGACGGCCTCGCCTTTGTGCCGCAGCGCTTCAGTTATCAGCGAAGAAAACAGCATTACCGGCAGCTGTTTGAGCACAGGGTCATCCTTGATGCGCCTTGTCAGGTTGTGGCCGTCCATTTCCGGCATTTCAATGTCGGATACCACAAGCACCACAAAATCGCTCAGCGGGCGTCCCTGTTCCTGCGATTCCTTTTTCCAGGCTTCCAGCTGCTTCCACGCTTCCAGTCCGCTGCTGGTGGCCGTCACGTCAAAACCGGCTTTTTTCAACGTCGCACCTATCATGTTGCGGATCGAAGAAGAATCGTCCGCAATAAGCGTTTTCAGATTATCACCGGAAACACTCTCTTCGATGCGTTCTGCGTGGGCTTTCAAATCAAGATGCGGATTCATTGAAGCAACAATGCGCTCCATGTCCAGCAGAAAGACGATGCGATCTTCAAAACGCACAACGCCTGTTATGGATTCATTGCTGAACCGGTGCAGGTACGCATCCGGAGCTTCGATCTGACTCCAGCTGAGACGGTGAATGCTGGTAACCGAAGACACCAGAAAAGCCGTGATAGTGCCGCTGAATTCCGAAACAATGACTTTGGCTCCGGGGGAATCCAGACTGCCCTTTTCCAGCCACCGGGCAAGGTCGATGAGCGGCAGCACCCTGCCCCGCAGCGAAAAAGTACCCAAAGCCGCAGGATGATGCGTACCCGGCAGACCCACCACATCAGGACGCCGTATAATTTCAAGCACCTTTGCCACGTTCATGGCATAGTGGCCTTTATACAGAGTGCCCTCCGCATCCTGCTCTTCTATGATAAACTCAATTATTTCTAACTCGTTTGTGCCCGATTCCAAAAGGATGTTGCTCTGTGACATAAGTCACCCCCTATCTTCATACTATGCACGGGGAAGAAGGGAGTTACAAGCCCCGCCGCGTTATTCCTTTCACACTATCAAAACATTGCGCCGGACCAGGCTTCGCGCAGGGCGTGCGGGGAGGCACGGAAAGGATTGGGCGCCACCGGCGGCACGGACAAAGCTGCCGTCTGACTGAAAGGCGTGCCTGCAAGGTGCCTGTTGTAGGCATGATACATAAGAGGCTCCAGCGTCAGCACATCTTCGGCATTGTAGGCCAGCAGGGTTTCAAGAACACGCTCGTCGCCTGTTCTGCGGAAAAGATTCCACAACAGCACGGCCATGTACCCGTCCACGCCCTCCAGTTCGCCTCTGTCAAACCCAAGGCAGTGCTCGATATGCTTCAGGCCGCCCCCCAGTCCGAGCGCTCTGAATACATAACGCAGATCCACGTGCCCCGCTGTCATGCGCATATCAAGCGCCCGCTCCAGAAAAGGCACATCAAAGCATTTACCGTTGAACGTTATCAAAAGGTCATAGGCAGCCATGTCTTCTGCAAAATCATGCAGATTGCGCCCGTGCACATATGTACGCACCTGCCGCCCGTCGTACAGGGCGATGGTGGTCACATGTGCCGACGGCCACGACAATCCCGTTGTTTCAATGTCCACGTAGGCGGCATTGCAGCGGAACGGATCAAAAAGGCGCCACTGCATATTGGCGGGCAGACTGCCCCCGAACCACGCAGCGTCGGCGGATTCCAGCCGGGCAAGCGATTCTTCGGCACCGCGGCGCAGCCGGTCGCCGTTTTTTCCCAGCAGCTTCTGCGGCGCATCCAGCGCATCTTCCCAGGTCAGCACACCCTTGTCCCACAGGCTGCGTTCAGTGCCTGCACCGACTCCCGGCAGATGACAGAACGTATTTTTAAGCATCAGACACCGGCCTTGCGGGCAGACGCACGCGCTGCCGTTTTTTTTCCCTGCACCCCTTTGCGCGGGCAGAAATCAAACATTTCACACTCATGGCACAACGGTTTGCGGGCATCGCACACATGCCGCCCGAACCACACCATGCGGTGGTTCACGTCGCCCCACTCCGCACGGGGAAAAAGGGGCATCAGGTCTTTTTCAACCACAACCGGATTATCCGATGCGGTGAACCCCATGCGGAAGGCTATACGCTTCACATGCGTGTCCACCGCCAGCCCCTCGTTAATGCCGTATCCGCCCCAAAGCACAATGTTAGCCGTTTTGCGGGCCAGCCCGGGCAGCGCCGTCAGCTCATCCATGGTACGCGGAACCTGCCCGCCGTGCAGGCGGGTTACCATATCTGCCGCGGCTATGAGATTTTTTGCCTTGTTGCGGTAAAAACCGGTGGAATGCACAACTTCTTCCACCTCTCCCTGCAATGCCTGCGCAAGCTCGGCAGGGCCCGGCCAACGCCGGAAAAGCCCGGGGGTGACTTTATTCACCCTTTCGTCCGTGCATTGTGCGGCAAGCACAGTAGCCACCAGCAGTTCCCACGGGGTACGCGCATCAAGATGTGTGGCAGGAGCCGGATACCTTTTTTTCAGCAGCGCCAGAAAAGCCGCCGCACGTTCTTTCTTTTTCATTTACATGACCACCTGAGGATGAAAATCATACTGTGCAAAGCATACGGGCATACAATATCCCCGAAAAGAATCCGCGGCACAGGGCTTTGCACCCCGAAATTATTGCCGTTACCGCAGCTTTGCTGTACATAAGCTGTCGCGCGACGCACCACACCGTAACTCCGGAGGACACCATGGCAAAAATACTGTACATGACCGCCCCCGATGAACAGGAAGCACGGCGCATAGGCCGGATTCTTGTAGAACGCAGACTTGCAGCCTGTGTCAACATTCTCGGACGGATCGAGTCCATTTTCCGGTGGGACGGCCAAGTGCAGAATGAAAGCGAAGTCGCTTTCATCGCCAAGACATCGGACGACAGAGTCGAAGATGCTCTTGCCGCCGTGGCGGAACTGCACGGCTACGATGTGCCGTGTGCTGTCGCACTTGCCGTTTCAGAAGGGCTTCCCCCTTTTCTCAACTGGATAGACAACGAAGTACGAAAGGAGCGTTGAGCACATGTCCATTTTTATTTCCGGATCGCTCGCATACGATCGGATAATGAACTTCCCCGGCAAATTCAGCGATCATATTCTGCCGGATAAAATCCATATTCTCAACGTCTGCTTTCTTATCGACAGGCTGGAAGAAAAACGCGGCGGCACGGCGGGCAACATTGCATACTCACTGGCTCTGCTGGGCGAAAAGCCGACCATACTTGCCACTGTGGGCAAAGACTTTGACCGCTACGAAGAAGTGCTGACCGGTCTGGGACTGCCGCAGGACGGCATCCGGAAAATGGACGACCAGTTCACCGCCGGAGCCTACATTACCACCGACCAGAGCGACAACCAGATCACCGGATTCAACCCCGCAGCCATGAGCCACCCTTGCGGGTACCAGTTTAACGGCGTCACCCCCGAAAACGATCTTGCCATCGTCTCTCCCGGAAACCTGCAGGATATGGTGGAACTGCCGCGTAAATTCCGCAGCATGGGCATGCGCTATATTTTCGACCCCGGCCAGCAGATCACTGCGCTTACCGGTGACAGCATGCTGGAATGCATCAACGGTGCACACATGCTGGTAAGCAACGACTACGAACTGGAAATGATAATGAAAGCCACCGGCCGCACCAAAGCCGAACTGCTGACCATGACCGATTACATCATCACCACCCTCGGTGAGAACGGTTCGCGCATAGACAACGGCGAACCTGTCATGGTGGGCATTGCCAGACCGCGGCAGGTGCTTGACCCCACAGGCGCAGGCGACGCATTCCGCGCCGGTCTGCTCAAGGGTCTAACCGACGGGCTGGATGTGGCCGGAGCCGCAAAAATAGGCGCCACTTGTGCCAGCTTCTGCGTAG
It includes:
- a CDS encoding DUF6693 family protein — encoded protein: MFNGRFDCDLSMAECIGHAVLWIIISVLTLGIGAFIYPYALARFVVSRTYVVSGGRRVGRLQCDLDLGSQLGHLILWIILAVITFGLAYVVYLYRVGKLVADRTLIIPL
- the catB gene encoding type B chloramphenicol O-acetyltransferase, giving the protein MTKDSIFTSPFKGIPLHEQVSNPNITVGRYSYYSGYYHNHPFEDCVRYLMPQPDTVDRLIIGSFCSIGTGASFVMAGNQGHRTDWISTFPFYYAGNAEFSGARDGYRPAGDTVVGSDVWIGAEAMIMPGVRIGHGAVIASRAVVTSDVPPYAVVAGMPARQLRVRFDEKNVAMLLEMAWWEWPQDMLSAAMPLLTSQNVDELYRFWKSYGNRTANVTA
- a CDS encoding chemotaxis protein, encoding MSQSNILLESGTNELEIIEFIIEEQDAEGTLYKGHYAMNVAKVLEIIRRPDVVGLPGTHHPAALGTFSLRGRVLPLIDLARWLEKGSLDSPGAKVIVSEFSGTITAFLVSSVTSIHRLSWSQIEAPDAYLHRFSNESITGVVRFEDRIVFLLDMERIVASMNPHLDLKAHAERIEESVSGDNLKTLIADDSSSIRNMIGATLKKAGFDVTATSSGLEAWKQLEAWKKESQEQGRPLSDFVVLVVSDIEMPEMDGHNLTRRIKDDPVLKQLPVMLFSSLITEALRHKGEAVGADDQVSKPDLPSLTSRARALITSYFGI
- a CDS encoding ribonuclease H-like domain-containing protein, with amino-acid sequence MLKNTFCHLPGVGAGTERSLWDKGVLTWEDALDAPQKLLGKNGDRLRRGAEESLARLESADAAWFGGSLPANMQWRLFDPFRCNAAYVDIETTGLSWPSAHVTTIALYDGRQVRTYVHGRNLHDFAEDMAAYDLLITFNGKCFDVPFLERALDMRMTAGHVDLRYVFRALGLGGGLKHIEHCLGFDRGELEGVDGYMAVLLWNLFRRTGDERVLETLLAYNAEDVLTLEPLMYHAYNRHLAGTPFSQTAALSVPPVAPNPFRASPHALREAWSGAMF
- the nth gene encoding endonuclease III; translated protein: MKKKERAAAFLALLKKRYPAPATHLDARTPWELLVATVLAAQCTDERVNKVTPGLFRRWPGPAELAQALQGEVEEVVHSTGFYRNKAKNLIAAADMVTRLHGGQVPRTMDELTALPGLARKTANIVLWGGYGINEGLAVDTHVKRIAFRMGFTASDNPVVVEKDLMPLFPRAEWGDVNHRMVWFGRHVCDARKPLCHECEMFDFCPRKGVQGKKTAARASARKAGV
- the cutA gene encoding divalent-cation tolerance protein CutA, producing MAKILYMTAPDEQEARRIGRILVERRLAACVNILGRIESIFRWDGQVQNESEVAFIAKTSDDRVEDALAAVAELHGYDVPCAVALAVSEGLPPFLNWIDNEVRKER
- a CDS encoding carbohydrate kinase family protein → MSIFISGSLAYDRIMNFPGKFSDHILPDKIHILNVCFLIDRLEEKRGGTAGNIAYSLALLGEKPTILATVGKDFDRYEEVLTGLGLPQDGIRKMDDQFTAGAYITTDQSDNQITGFNPAAMSHPCGYQFNGVTPENDLAIVSPGNLQDMVELPRKFRSMGMRYIFDPGQQITALTGDSMLECINGAHMLVSNDYELEMIMKATGRTKAELLTMTDYIITTLGENGSRIDNGEPVMVGIARPRQVLDPTGAGDAFRAGLLKGLTDGLDVAGAAKIGATCASFCVEHYGTQEHTFTPEEFKARHQAAFGA